A genomic window from Sulfurospirillum multivorans DSM 12446 includes:
- a CDS encoding AEC family transporter, producing the protein MNIAIAILSIYVFILFGFIAKKIFKEQIQERGMSIITVYFLHPIFSFWGLSTRPITLSLLQVPLYYVLISCVTIVLGYIFARLFFTDDKEKAIMSIAVALGNTGNLGIPLGIALFGEESIIYTSMISVANTFMTYTLGVFFYSGGTSNLKASLLNIIKLPVIWASFIALALNFAQVQIPPTIFKSLEMGAYCMIVLQLIVFGMYLCNVKIKTLNYKLLLHVNLVKFIVAPLLSAWILFYLLPIEPMVAAILLVQLIMPLALNNINVAAIYGCKPVDVASLVFFTSFIFIPYLIFISYLLNYFHIVSL; encoded by the coding sequence ATGAATATTGCCATTGCGATCTTGTCGATTTATGTTTTTATCCTCTTTGGATTTATCGCGAAAAAGATTTTTAAAGAGCAGATACAAGAGCGCGGCATGAGCATCATCACTGTCTATTTTCTGCACCCAATTTTTTCGTTTTGGGGACTTTCCACCAGACCCATCACGCTTTCTTTATTGCAAGTACCGTTGTATTATGTGCTGATTTCGTGTGTGACGATTGTGCTTGGCTACATCTTTGCGCGACTTTTTTTTACGGACGATAAAGAAAAAGCGATCATGAGTATCGCCGTAGCCCTTGGCAATACAGGCAACCTTGGTATCCCTTTGGGCATTGCGCTCTTTGGTGAGGAGTCTATCATTTACACCAGTATGATCAGCGTTGCCAATACCTTTATGACCTATACTTTAGGCGTTTTCTTCTACTCAGGTGGCACGTCCAATCTCAAAGCATCCCTGCTCAATATCATCAAACTTCCTGTCATCTGGGCGTCTTTTATCGCCCTAGCACTGAATTTCGCACAGGTTCAGATTCCACCGACGATTTTTAAATCGTTAGAGATGGGTGCATACTGTATGATCGTGCTTCAACTCATCGTCTTTGGCATGTATCTGTGCAATGTCAAAATTAAAACGCTCAATTATAAACTGCTTTTACATGTAAACCTTGTGAAGTTCATCGTTGCACCTCTGCTAAGCGCTTGGATACTCTTTTACCTTCTTCCCATCGAGCCAATGGTTGCCGCAATCTTATTGGTTCAGCTCATCATGCCTTTGGCACTCAATAACATCAACGTCGCAGCAATTTATGGTTGTAAGCCCGTCGATGTCGCCTCTTTGGTCTTTTTTACCTCGTTTATTTTCATCCCTTATCTTATCTTTATCAGTTATCTTTTGAACTATTTTCATATCGTTTCACTCTAA